The Methylobacterium sp. PvR107 genome contains a region encoding:
- a CDS encoding non-ribosomal peptide synthetase: MHSSMAAEGGLRVAEHSQDGLTAGPGSAARVLPEWLLRAPDLRRPSFAAAVASLCAAASAVFHRYTGASRVRLRICGSDAQQRVEPVELEADIADDPTWSAFRDAVQVRIAVAGSVSRPRQAASSVIAHGILIDLVGDGGTADSLRLRVEPGAAEYRVTASGASGILDAEGLAGWLAALRWLLEAAASAPDTSVSRLPLLSPPERAARIASGTGARRPYPRDATVPDLFAAQVRLRPDAVAIRDGTQTWTYRELDAEADALARCLISRGAKPGARIGLLLDRSGSAIVTHLAALKAGAAYVPLDPAHPDELLALQIADSDPAVVVSRRGLAAGRAHGSLWTCPTLWLDDPAPLPEPGVALPGPGAAEDLAYVMYTSGTTGRPKGVMVPHRGIARLVVNTDFAALGPDEIFLQLAPLAFDAATLEIWGPLLNGGELVVMPAGPTTVDAIARAVRDHGVTTLWLTAGLFHLMADGPLEDLASLRQLLAGGDVLSPRHVRQVLDALPQCRLINGYGPTENTTFTCCYTVPRGFPPAETIPIGRPIANTCAHILDPRLEPLPRGAVGQLCAGGDGLARGYLGRPDLTAERFVSDPFSREPGARLYLTGDLVRERPDGTLAFLGRVDGQVKINGHRVELEGLDATLRRLPGVRDAVAIVEADAGGGKSLVAYVVLEPPETSPERLRTALAQRVPAAMIPSAFVALPSLPLGPNGKVDRRALKRPVRTRPNLGRPCVPPRGPDEERVAREWRRVLGIDAVGVEDNFFDLGGTSLQLMAIHQALRAVLAPDLTIVDLFARPTIRSLVASSRAPDPADAPNARARATRQSDALRRFRQHARS, from the coding sequence ATGCATTCTTCGATGGCCGCTGAAGGTGGGCTGCGCGTTGCCGAGCATTCGCAGGACGGATTGACGGCAGGGCCCGGTTCGGCGGCACGTGTGCTGCCTGAGTGGCTTCTCAGGGCACCGGATCTGCGGAGGCCGTCCTTCGCCGCGGCGGTGGCGTCGCTCTGCGCCGCTGCGAGCGCCGTCTTCCATCGCTACACCGGGGCATCGCGGGTGCGTCTCCGGATCTGCGGCAGCGATGCGCAGCAACGCGTCGAGCCCGTCGAGCTGGAGGCGGACATCGCGGACGATCCGACCTGGAGCGCTTTCCGCGACGCGGTTCAGGTGCGCATCGCGGTCGCGGGATCGGTTTCGCGTCCTCGGCAGGCCGCGTCATCGGTCATCGCTCACGGCATCCTGATCGACCTCGTGGGCGATGGGGGGACGGCCGACAGCCTGCGTCTCCGCGTGGAGCCGGGAGCGGCGGAGTACCGGGTCACGGCATCCGGGGCGTCCGGGATCCTCGATGCGGAGGGTCTTGCGGGCTGGCTCGCGGCGCTGCGGTGGCTGTTGGAGGCTGCGGCCAGCGCGCCCGACACGTCGGTCTCTCGCCTGCCGCTCTTGAGCCCCCCGGAGCGAGCCGCGCGGATCGCCAGCGGCACGGGAGCGCGACGGCCCTATCCGCGCGACGCGACGGTTCCGGACCTGTTCGCGGCCCAGGTCCGGCTTCGTCCGGACGCGGTGGCGATCCGGGACGGCACGCAAACGTGGACGTACCGTGAGCTCGATGCCGAGGCCGACGCCCTTGCACGGTGCCTGATCAGCCGGGGCGCGAAACCGGGCGCACGCATTGGCCTGCTCTTGGACCGCTCCGGGTCCGCCATCGTGACCCATCTCGCCGCGCTCAAGGCCGGTGCCGCTTACGTACCCCTCGACCCGGCTCACCCGGACGAACTCCTCGCGCTGCAGATCGCCGACAGCGACCCCGCCGTCGTCGTCTCGAGACGCGGCCTCGCCGCGGGGCGGGCGCACGGGAGTTTATGGACCTGCCCGACGCTTTGGCTCGACGATCCCGCCCCCCTCCCCGAGCCGGGCGTTGCGCTGCCAGGACCGGGCGCGGCCGAGGATCTCGCCTACGTCATGTATACCTCGGGCACGACCGGGCGTCCGAAGGGCGTGATGGTCCCGCATCGCGGTATCGCGCGGCTCGTGGTCAACACCGATTTCGCGGCGCTTGGCCCGGACGAGATCTTCCTTCAGCTCGCCCCGCTGGCCTTCGATGCGGCCACCCTCGAGATCTGGGGACCGTTGCTCAACGGTGGCGAGCTCGTCGTCATGCCGGCGGGCCCGACCACCGTCGACGCCATCGCCCGCGCCGTCAGGGACCATGGCGTCACCACGCTCTGGCTCACGGCCGGCCTCTTCCACCTGATGGCCGACGGGCCGCTCGAAGACCTCGCCTCCCTGCGTCAACTGCTGGCCGGCGGGGACGTGCTGTCGCCGCGCCACGTCAGGCAGGTCCTCGACGCGCTTCCGCAGTGTCGACTGATCAACGGCTACGGACCGACGGAGAACACGACCTTCACCTGTTGCTACACGGTGCCGCGCGGTTTCCCGCCGGCCGAGACGATTCCGATCGGCAGGCCGATCGCGAACACCTGCGCGCACATCCTCGATCCCCGGCTCGAGCCGCTGCCGCGCGGCGCCGTCGGCCAACTCTGCGCCGGCGGAGACGGCCTGGCACGCGGCTATCTCGGCCGCCCGGATCTCACGGCCGAGCGCTTCGTGAGCGATCCGTTCTCCCGCGAGCCCGGGGCGCGGCTCTACCTGACGGGCGATCTGGTCCGCGAGCGTCCCGACGGGACGCTCGCGTTCCTGGGGCGCGTCGACGGCCAGGTGAAGATCAACGGCCACAGAGTCGAGCTGGAGGGCCTGGACGCCACCCTGCGCCGCCTGCCGGGCGTCCGTGACGCCGTAGCGATCGTCGAGGCCGACGCAGGCGGCGGCAAGAGCCTCGTCGCCTATGTGGTGCTGGAGCCGCCGGAAACCTCGCCTGAACGCCTGCGCACGGCGCTCGCGCAGCGTGTGCCGGCCGCGATGATTCCGAGTGCTTTCGTCGCGCTACCGTCGCTGCCGCTCGGACCGAACGGCAAGGTCGACCGCCGTGCGCTCAAGCGGCCGGTGCGGACCCGCCCCAACCTCGGGCGTCCCTGTGTTCCGCCGCGGGGGCCGGACGAGGAGCGGGTCGCCCGAGAGTGGCGCCGTGTGCTCGGGATCGACGCCGTCGGTGTCGAGGACAACTTCTTCGATCTCGGCGGCACGTCGCTTCAGCTGATGGCGATCCACCAAGCGCTGCGCGCGGTCCTGGCGCCGGATCTCACCATCGTCGACCTGTTCGCGAGACCGACCATCCGGTCGCTCGTCGCCTCCTCCCGCGCGCCCGATCCCGCGGACGCCCCGAATGCGCGGGCGCGCGCGACCCGGCAGAGCGACGCCCTCCGTCGTTTCCGGCAACACGCGAGGTCATGA
- a CDS encoding methyltransferase, TIGR04325 family, producing MSAEALKTPLRVRQVRFTGAALNWLSRLALARRVINAAREAPGFRSLYRMALGYQRSYRTLEEAEAAVSAYAQQGHQNPANADLHLTLNKRARPSDYAALFHLQRLLPNIRSIFDLGGNVGNLYYCYSDFFPDKDLAWTVHDLPENIARGRRLAQARGADRLSFADTWREASGADLLLISGALHYLKQPLASMLSTLEDVPRYILINRTPVTDGPSFAAVQDSGSFRVACLVRNRQELLKELEGAGYRLLDTWSAAELTLQIPGDADHTVPFYSGFLLEHDPVFVATQSGQEIRADG from the coding sequence ATGAGCGCCGAAGCCCTAAAAACACCCCTGCGCGTCCGCCAAGTTCGGTTCACCGGAGCCGCGCTGAACTGGCTGAGTCGGCTGGCTCTGGCTCGGCGCGTGATCAACGCCGCTCGGGAAGCGCCTGGATTCCGCTCTCTGTATCGCATGGCGCTCGGCTATCAACGGTCTTACCGGACATTGGAGGAGGCCGAGGCCGCGGTTTCAGCCTATGCACAGCAGGGTCACCAAAATCCCGCGAACGCCGACCTCCATCTCACGCTGAACAAGCGCGCGCGTCCCAGTGACTATGCCGCTCTCTTCCACCTGCAGCGCCTGCTCCCCAACATCCGATCGATCTTCGATTTAGGAGGCAATGTCGGCAATTTATATTATTGTTATTCAGATTTTTTCCCAGACAAGGATCTGGCCTGGACCGTACACGATCTCCCGGAGAACATCGCACGCGGGCGAAGGCTGGCGCAGGCGCGCGGCGCAGACCGCCTCTCATTCGCGGATACGTGGCGCGAAGCCAGCGGCGCGGATCTTCTCCTGATTTCCGGTGCCCTACACTACCTGAAACAACCGCTCGCGAGCATGCTTTCGACCCTGGAGGACGTACCGAGATACATTCTCATCAACCGGACACCGGTGACGGATGGCCCGTCGTTTGCGGCGGTGCAGGATAGCGGGTCCTTTCGGGTGGCCTGCCTGGTCAGGAACCGACAGGAGCTCCTGAAGGAACTTGAGGGCGCCGGTTATCGCTTGCTCGACACTTGGTCTGCAGCGGAGCTGACCCTCCAGATTCCGGGTGATGCCGATCATACGGTTCCTTTTTATTCCGGGTTCTTACTGGAACATGACCCCGTTTTCGTCGCGACGCAGTCCGGACAGGAGATCCGCGCTGACGGCTGA